ATCCAGATTAGGCGTTTTGATCTTTAATTGACCGTAACAGCCCAGCTCACCATAACCCATATCATCGGCGTATATGTAAATAATATTGGGCAACTGCGTTTTCTGAGCATGCGTAAAAGTGTGGATCATCGAAATGATCATTATGACTAAGGGTAATCGGAGCTGTTGGCTTAGTTTAAACATTGATGTAAGAATGAATGATCCCAATAATACAAAAAAACAACATTTAAACATATGTTTAATATAAGTAAACTTTTATTTTCTAAGTTTGCACCACTATTCCTAAACCTTTCACATAAAACTAATAAAGACGATGATTAGAATGGTAGTTTTTGACATGGCGGGCACGACAGTCAACGAAAATAATGCAGTTTATAAAACCCTTAGAAGTGCCATCAATGAAGCGAACTTCGATTTTTCTTTGGATGAAGTGCTTGAAGCGGGCGCTGGGAAGGAAAAGCTGCAGGCGATCCGTAGTATTCTAATGAAAAGGAATATTGAAGACGAGCAACTGGCAAGCCAGATCTTTGGGCGATTTCTTGTCCTGCTGGATGAAACCTACAGCACTCAAGAAATATATGAACAAGATAATGCTACGAAGCTATTTCATGCATTAAAAGATCGCGACGTATTGGTGGTTTTGAACACGGGATATAATCGTGCGACGGCAGAGACGCTTATCAAAAAGATCGGGTGGAAAAAAGGATCAGATTATGATTTATTGGTTACAGCCTCTGACGTTGCCAACAACCGCCCGTCACCCGACATGATCCTGAATGCAATGCAGCATTTTGGTTTTGAGGATCCTGCCGAAGTGATGAAGGTGGGCGACTCCACAGTGGACGTGATGGAGGGCAAAAACGCGGGCTGCCTGATCAATATCGGCATCACGACCGGAGCGCATACAGCCAGTCAGCTGACCGCAGCTAATCCAGAATATATTGTTCATAATCTGATAGAGCTTTTAGCTATCGTTGCAGAGGAAAATCAGGCGGAAACTGTCTAAAGTCAAAATTGGTATGAGCTTCAAAGCCTTACCGACCGTATGCGCATTGTATTGTAAGTGAAATAGCGGCCTGGTGCCGCTATTGTTGTTTTTAGTCACTAGTAAATAATGTTTAGCATTAGTTAACAAATATTTAATATTACTCTTCATTGTATTTGTAAACTAATTACCTAATATTGAACAAAAGTTTACAAATACTAAAATTTCCTTTCCTGAAACTTAACCTATCAATCTCATGAAGCTTTTTTTACGCTTGTTCATGATGGTGCAAATCTGTTGTCTGGGCAGCATTTGCTCAACCAGTCTCTTCGCCCAGCAACTGAAAGTAAGCGGCGTCGTACGGGACGCGCAACGAAACCCGGTTCCCGGGGTGAACGTGCTGGTTGCCGAAACAACCAATGGTACATCGACCGATGTCAATGGCAACTTTACGTTATCAGTTTCTTCCCTAAACGGCAAATTGATTTTTTCTTCAATCGGCTATGAGCGACAGGAGATTGAGCTCAATGGCAAGTCAGATTTTGAAATCCAGATGATCGAGTCGGCTGCTGTACTGAATGAAGCTGTGGTAGTGGGCTATGGAACGCAGAAAAAAGTGAACCTCACAGGCGCTACCGAGCAGATCGGCAGCGAAATCCTGGAAAACCGTCCTGTTACGCGCATTAGTCAGGCATTGCAGGGCGCAGTGGGTAACCTCAACATTACGACCGGAACTGGCGGTGGCGCCCCTAACGCGACCCAGAGCATTAACATTCGTGGCTACACGGGTCTGGGGACTTCCGGCTCGCCGCTCATCGTCATCGACGGCATCCAGGGAGGCGACCTCAACTCGATCAACCCGTCTGATATTGAATCCATTACGGTTTTAAAAGACGCTGCTTCTTCCGCGATTTACGGATCGAGCGCTCCATACGGGGTCATTTTAGTTAATACCAAACAAGGAAAAAAAGGCAAAGGCGCCAGCATTACCTACAATAATAACCTTTCATTGGCGCAGCCGATCAACCTACCCAAAATGCTGAATTCGCTTGATTTTGCTAACCTGTATAATGAAGCATTTGCCAATGCGGGCCGTGCGCCGATGTTCAGCGACGAGACCATTCAGCGGATCAAAGACTATCAGGCGGGCAAAATCACTACGGAAACCATTCCCAACCCAACGGCTGGAAGCAACGGGTGGCAAACCTGGGGAGCCAGTAATGCAAACAACGATTGGTTTAAAATTTATTTCAAAGATTTCGCATTCAGTCAACAGCATAATATTGGTGTGACTGGCGGTTCAGACAAATCGACTTACTACGTGGGTGGCGGCTATAATTACCGCGGCGGGATGTACAATTTCGGTCACGACACCTACAAACGCTTCAACATCAGGGCTAATATCACGTCCGAACTCAACAAATGGCTTGGGTTCAGTTTCCGAAGTAGCGCCTCACGACAACTTTACGACACGCCAAATCTTTACGGCAGCAAAACGGGTGGCGGAAACGAAGCTTACATGCACCAGATCGCCAGAAAGTTTCCAAGTGTGGCTTTGATCAATCCTGACGGAAATTATTCATCCACCAGCGACGTGCTCCTGCATACGGAAGGCGGCCGAAACAAAACAACAACGGATCAGGTGATGTTGACCGGGGAGTTTAATCTGAAATTTACAAAAGACTGGAGTGCCACGGCCAACTACACATTGGACGGAAGCTTCTACGATTCCCAGGCGCATCAGAAAACATTATATGAGTTCCTGCCCGACGGCAGCAAGGCAGTGATCGGAGGAACATCGCCCAGCTCATTCTCCCGAAGCAACGATCGCAACTTCCACCACATTATCAACGCGTTTACTACCTACGAAAAGCAGCTGGGCGGACATTATGTGAAGCTGCTTGGCGGCTATGTGCGTGATTACACTGCATTCCAAAGCTATTCGGCATCCAATTCCCTGCTTTACTCGGATAATATTCCCTCATTGAATACTTCGTACGGAACTGCACCTTCCATCGGTGACGCGATCCGCAAACTGGCCTCGGAAGGCTTCTTTGGAAGGGTTAATTATAATTTCAAAGAAAAATATCTGCTGGAAGTCAATGGTCGCTATGACGGCTCTTCCCGCTTTTTGAAAGACGTAAGATGGAAATTCTATCCGGGCGTATCGGCAGGCTGGAATATCGACCGGGAAGCATTCTTCGAGCCACTTGCCAAAACGGTCAACGCATTCAAGATCCGTGCATCTTACGGTTCGCTCGGCGACCAATATTTTCTGGATGCAAACGCGCCCAACTGGTATCCGTTCTATCCAAGTCTGAGCATTACGAAGCCCACGTCCACATCCTGGCTATTCGGCTCGGGACAAGAGGCGGCTGTTAACTACCCCACGCTGGTAAATCCAATGCTGACCTGGGTAACAACCACTTCCACGAACATCGGAACTGACATTGCGCTTTTGAACAACCGCCTGACCACTTCATTCGACTGGTATGTGCGCAAAGCAGATGATTTTGCGGGTCCTTCCGAAGCATTACCGGCGATCCTGGGGGCTTCTCCGCCAACTGCCAACAATGCGGCCATTGAAACACGCGGTTTTGAATTGTCAGTCGGCTGGAACGACCACATCGGTGAGGTACGATATGGAATTCGGGCCGTTTTAAGTAACTATTCAGGAAAAGTGATCAAATATCCTAACCCGAACGGGGCACTTTCAAGCTATCATGAAGGACAGAAAATGGGCGAGATCTGGGGTTATAAAACCGTGGGCTTGTTCCAGACAGAGCAGGAAGTGGCAGAGGCGCCTGCCCAAACATTCCTCTCCGCCGCAGCCTGGACACCCGGTGACGTGCGCTACGCAGATCTCAATGGTGACGGTAAAATCGACGCGGGTGCAAGTACACTTGCGAACCCTGGCGACCGGACAGTAATCGGCAACAGTACGCCGCGCTATTCATACAGCTTTACGGGCGATCTCGCTTGGAAAGGTTTTGACTTACAGATTTTCTTGCAGGGAATTGCGAAACGCGATGTTTTTATCAGCTCCAATTACTTCTTCGGTATCGTTGGGAACGAGTGGCAAAGCTCACCCTTCACGATTAATCAGGATCGGTGGACGCCGGAAACGCCCGACGGTTTTTTCCCGAAATACTACATGAGCGACCAGAACTCGAAAAATACACAGACCCAGACAAGATATCTGCAAAATGCTGCTTACCTGCGGATCAAAAACCTGCAACTGGGTTATTCGCTACCGGCATCGGTGATGAAGGCGATCAAACTCCAGCGCATCCGCCTGTATGTAAGCGCCGAGAACCTGGCGACTTTCACCAAGCTTGCCAAAACGCTTGATCCGGAGCTTTCGATCGGGTCGGGGAAAATATATCCGTTGCAGAGAACATTCTCAGCGGGGCTTAATGTGACATTTTAAGACTTCTAAATTCTAACAAAATGAAAAAATATCTCATGCTCATGCTCGCCTGCGCGGGACTGCTGGCCGGCTGCCAGGAAGATTTCCTAGACAGGGCACCTGAAACAAATATCAGCGACGCGGAATACTGGAAGACCGCCAACGATTTGCAGCTGTATGTGAATAATTTTTACACCGCATTTCCTAATCCGATTGGCATTTATAGCCCAGGTGTGTGGGGCTCCGATGCAGACGAGGGCAGTGACAATATGATTTACACAGGTTATAATGCGGCATTGAATGGCGAACGCGTGATTCCTTCATCGGGCGGCGGCTGGGCTTATGGAGATTGGTCTGCATTACGCAGTATCAACTATTTCCTGGCTAATTATGACAAAGCAGAAGAAAGCTGGGAAACTAAAAAACGCTTTGTAGGTGAGGCGCTGTTTTTCCGCACCTATTTCTATTTTTCCAAACTCAAAACCTTCGGCGACCTGCCCTGGGTGAACCAACCACTTGACCCCACATCCGCGGAGCTGAAAAACGCCCGGTTATCACGCGCCGTAATCGTGGATTCTCTGATGAATGATCTCAATAAAGCGATCGATTATCTGCCAACTAAATCAAAAGCGTCTTCGATGCGCATTAACAAGGAAATTGCTCAGCTTTTTCAGGCGCGCATTGCATTATATGAAGGGACTTGGGAAAAATATCACGCGGGTACTGCATTCGGTGTGACTGGTTCGGATGGAGAAAAGTTTTTACAAAAAGCTGCGCAGGTAAGTGAAACATTGATCAAGGGCAACTCCGGTTACCAGTTGCAGCCAACACCGGGCGAAGACGGATACTGGCGGCTATTTAATCAGATTGACTATTCTTCCAACACTGAGGTAATGCTCTGGCGCAAATTTGATATCAACCTAAACGGAGGTCATTACTGGCACCGCTATACCAACACCGGCGCAGGCCGCGGCATGACGAAGGATCTGGTAGACAGCTATTTGTGCACAGATGGAAAACCGATTGAAATCAGCACTCTTTACAAAGGCGATGCAACATTGCAAACTGTAGTCGCTGGCCGTGACCCCCGCCTGGCGCAGACCATGTATGTGGCCGACGGCAAACACATTGTTACCAACAACCGCCCAGGCGGAGCGGCCCCTGCCCTTTTCGAAATCCCATCGTTCTCGGCTGCAAATGAAAACAAGCCTGCGACAGGATACCAGGTCTATAAAGGCCACAACCCGGATTACAACCAGCAGCTCGATCGCGGCACTACAGGTTTTATCCTGTTCCGTTACGCCGAAGCGCTGCTGATTTTTGCCGAAGCAAAGGCGGAACTGGGTGCATTCAGTCAAACGGACGCTGATCTTAGCATTAACTTATTACGAGCACGTGTAGGCATGCCAGCGCTGAAAGTTGAAGCGATTTCTAATGATCCAAAGCCTGAATTTCCGGCCCTTAGCCCGTTAGTTAACGAAGTACGTCGCGAAAGGCGCGTGGAACTAGCCTGCGAAGGTTACCGCCATGACGATCTTTTCCGCTGGGCTGCCGCCGACGAGAAAATCGTGGGTTGGAAACCCAAAGGTGCCGTTCTTGCACAATGGAAAGATCTTGTTCCTGCGGCTCAGCTGGCGACCTACCCGGTGGACGAAAAGGGATATGTTGAGTTTTACAAAAACATTTCCGGCATGAGCAGCGGATATAAATTTAATGTCGGTCGGGACTATCTTGCGCCACTGCCGCAGGATCAACTTGTTTTGAATCCGGATATCAAACAAAATCCGGGCTGGTAATAACAATATTGACATTGATGAAAAGAAGACACTTTATTCAGGCATCCCTGGCCGCCGCGGCAACCGGCGCGCCAGGGTCTGCTGCAAATGCGGAAGCCGCACGCAAAAATAAACCTGCATTAACCGTCGCCCACATTACCGACGTCCACATCAGGCCCAAAGATTTTATTCCTGCACGTTTCAAAAAGAGCCTGGAACATTTGAAAACGTATAAAATGGATTTTGTACTCAACGGAGGCGATTCCATTTTCGCAGCCGATTACAAAGACGTAACCCGTGAATCGATGCTGGCGCAATGGGCTACCTGGGATGATTGCATCAAATCGCTGTCCGGCTTCGAAGTTTACAGCTGTATTGGCAACCATGACCCCTGGTGGCAGGCGCCTTCCAAGGACGACGAAATGTATGGCGTAGCGTATGCAGCCAAACGTGCAGGAATGCCGCACCGGTACTATAGTTTCACAAAAAAGAACTGGCATTTCATCATTCTGGACGGAAATAACCCCGGCGTGAGTCTTGATCCTGAACAAATGACCTGGCTGGAAAAAGAGCTTGAAAACGTACCAGCCGACCATTATGTGCTGCTGATGGGGCACTACCCTATTTTGACAGTTACCGCCGCCTGGGCGGGAGGGCAGCATAAAGATCATGTGGCGCTCAGGAAGCTGTTTTACAAACATAAAGACAAAGTAAAAGTCTGCCTTTCGGGTCATAATCACCTGCTCGACAGCAATGTTTTCAATGATGTGCATTACTTCTGCAATGGCGCGATGAGCGGGTATTGGTGGGAAAAGGGTGACGAGCAGTCAGCTGGCCCCTATTATTACCAGGAAACGGCTCCCGGTTATGCGATTTTAAAATTGTATGAAGACGGCACAGTCGAAAATCATTATCACGAACACAAGTTTTAATTCAATAGAAAAATGAAACGTCGGTCATTTCTGCAAGCTGCTTCGCTTGCTCCCGTATCCCTGGCGGGAATCAATTCTTTGGTCAAACCAAAAGAAGTTCTTCGCTTCGGAATTTGTGCGGATCTGCATTACGATCTGATCCCTGATGCAACGGAGCGACTCGGTGCGTTTGTAACAGCTATGAATGAGCAAAAAGCCGATTTTATCATTCAGATGGGTGATTTTTGCACGCCAAAGGAGATTAACAGACCTATTCTGGAAGTGTGGAATCGTTTCGAAAAATCGAAATACCATGTAATCGGCAACCATGAAACCGATGGCGGGTTTATGCACGCGCAGGTTGTCGATTTCTGGAAAGCCAAAGGTGCATATTACTCTTTCGACGCCAATAATTACCATTTTGTGGTGTTGAATGGAAATGAAAAAAATCCGGCCGGCTACAAAGGTTACCCGCGGTATATTGGTGCGGAACAAAGGGAATGGTTAACCCGGGATTTAAAGGATACCAAACTTCCCGCTATCGTTTTTTGTCACCAGGGACTCGATAATGACGTGGCTGGCATTGAACAAGCCGTCGCCATCAGGCGGATTTTTGAAAAAGCAACCAATGCCTCCGGTGACTCGAAAGTGCGGATGGTTTTCAGCGGACATCATCATCAGGATTATCAGAATGAGATAAACGGCATTCCATACGTACAGATCAACAGCATGTCGTATTACTGGGCGGGGGAGAAAAAGAATACAACAACCTACGATGAAGCGCTGACGAAAAAGTATCCTTACCTGTCTTCCATGCTCCGGTATAAAGACCCGCTCTGGGCGCTGGTAACCATTTTTTCCGACGGCCGCATTGACATTAGCGGAACAACTTCAAAATTTTTGGACCGCTCGCCCGATCAGGCGGGCATAACGGAAGTAGAGAGTATTTATCCCGTTGTGTCGGTGGTTTCGGATCGTCACTATTCGTCGCCAGGAAAGTGATTCAGACAAGATTTAGAAAAAACAAGAGTATAATGACTAGACTTAAAATGTATTTTATGGTGTGCTTACTTGTTGGCAGCACGCCATTTTGCCTTGCACAACAACAGAGCAAAAAAAGTTTAAGACCTCAAAATACAATCCCAATTCTGTCAAGTGATTCAAAAAATGACATCATTGACAAAGCGGCATACGTGGTTCCAACAGCCAACCAATATGCGGCACTGCAAAATGAGTTCATTGCCTTTGTTCATTTCGGGCCAAATACATTTACTAAAATGGAATGGGGCAACGGCATGGAAAATCCAAGCATTTTCAACCTGAAAGAACTGGATACAGATCAATGGTGCACGGCTATGAAAGCTGCCGGGATGAAAATGGTCATATTGACCGTCAAGCATCACGATGGTTTTGTGCTTTGGCAAAGCCGGTACACTGATCACGGAATCATGTCCTCCCCTTTTCAAAATGGCAAAGGGGATATTTTAAGGAATCTGTCTGCGTCGTGCAAGAAAGCAGGCCTGAAACTGGGCATTTATCTGTCTCCGGCAGATCTGTTTCAGATTGAAAATCCGAAAGGCTTGTACGGTAACCTGAGCAAGCCTTCCCGACGCACGATTCCCCGACCAATTACAAACAGACCTTTTACAAGCAAGGTGAAGTTTGATTTTGTAGTGGATGATTATAATGAGTATTTCCTCAATCAACTCTTCGAACTACTGACTGAATATGGCCCGGTTCATGAGGTTTGGTTCGACGGCGCTCATCCGAAAACGAAAGGAAACCAGCAATACGATTATCTCGCCTGGCGTAAACTGATCAGGACATTGGCACCGAAGGCGGTGATTTTCGGTCGTGAGGATATCCGGTGGTGCGGCAATGAGGCAGGCCAAACGCGTTCCACAGAATGGAACGTGATCCCGTATCAGGATAATCCCAAACTCATGACGCGTTTTGGAGATCTTACAGCGGAGTCGCTCGGTAGCCGGGAAGATATTTTTAAGGGCAAGTTCTTACATTATCAGCAGGCAGAAACCAACACGTCCATTCGCGAGGGCTGGTTTTACCGAGATGATATTTATCAAAAGGTCCGCAGTGCCGATGATGTGTTCGATATTTATGAGCGCTCGGCAGGAGGAAATTCTACTTTCCTGCTCAACATTCCCCCAAACCGCGAAGGTCGATTTCCAGACCAGGATGTAGCCGTACTTAGTGAAGTGGGCAAACGTATCGCTGCAACTTACGAAAAGAATCTTTTTGCCAATGCTTCCGGGCCCAGACCGCTACTGGATGGCAATGCTGCAACCTTTACATTATTGGATAAAGCTTCCGAAGCGCTCACAATTACACTTCCTAAGCCACAAACCATTAACCGTATTGTTTTGCAGGAGGCGATCGGCACTCATGGAGAAAGAATTGAGAAACACGCCTTGGACGCCTGGATTAACAATCAGTGGACTGAAATTATTACTGCCACCAATGTTGGTTACAAACGAATTTTGCGCTTCCCGGAGGTAACCTCCGCTAAGTTCAGGGTCAGGATTATTGAGTCAAGAAATACGCCTGCGCTCTCCAATGTGACGGCACATTACTACCAGTCAAGCCCGCCGCAGCTTGCCATTTTACGTGACCGAGAGGGATTAGTGCACATTACGCCGCAGCAAAATGATTTCGGATGGAAACCTCATGGTCATAATGCGACAAAAAACATCAATCAAGATCTGGAAATCTATTATACTATGGATGGAAGCAATCCAGGGCCAAATGCACCGCGATATCAAGCGCCATTCCCGACCGAATCACAGACAGTCCGTGCGATAGCAATCAGCAAAAGCCGCCAGGGAAGCATTGCTGAAAGAGCGTTCGGAATTTTGGGAAACAATTGGAAGGTTGTCGGTCAGGACAGTGAAAAGGGCAAACATAAGGCATCTCTGGCATTTGATGCCGACCCGTCCACATATTGGTTAAGCGATAACACCGGCGCAGCACATTTTATCGAAATTGACCTGGGCAAACAACAGGATCTTGCAGGTTTTGCTTACACACCGCCGTCCAAAGATGCGAGCGGTATGATTGAGAGCGGCGTGATCAAGGTCAGTCATGATGGCAAGCGATGGCAGCAAGCTGGGAGCTTCCAATTCGGCAATCTGATCAACGATCCTACCCGACGCGTTTTCCGTTTTGAAAAACCCTCAGCCGCAAGATTCGTTCGGATCGAATCCGGGATTATCGCTGGGCAAAGCGGCTCGGCCGCAATTGCAGAACTAGAGTTTTTCGTTTCTGACTAAGGCGACTCGAATCTTTTCAAAAGAATTATGACCTTCGAAAAATCTAATCGGGAGATTGGTGCAGCCTCTGGCAATACGTCAAATTTAAGTGATGCATTAACATTCATTCGGTTTTAAGTTGTTTCAGAATATTTTCCGCCGCTTTAACTTCGATGCGCCGATCCATTAACTGTGCTTCTGCTTCCTTTACGGTTAGCTCATGTGCCTCCCGCTTCTGTGTTTCAAGTTCCGCGCGCTCAGGATCTTCATAGTAAATGCTATCAACTCTTGCTGTAAGTACTGGGCTAAGCTGCCTGGTAACCCGGAATTTAATATCGCTTTCTTGCAGTCGGTTGCTTTCCTTGTAATTGCTAATGGCCACTGCAATGCTTATAGCCGTTGAAAGCAGCAGGACTGCTGCCGAAATCATGAAGCCTTTCGAGCGAAGGTCGAAATGATGGTGGTGCCTGACTTCCGATGCCTTGGGTACGCTTGCAAATGATTGCTGAACCTGGGAAAATTGTCCTAAGTATTTTTTACGTTTCTTCTTTTTTGATGGATTTGTAATCTGTTGGTCATATTGCTGGACAGGTCGGAGCAAGTCATTAATTATTTTGTCGTCCGGGGGCTGCTGGGAGTAAGTTGCGGGCCGAAATCTTTCTTCTGCAAGGTTGGGCATATATTCTGGCAGCTTTCGAAACTGCTGCACCATCGCCAGCCTGGTTCCGCTGTGGCATATGACGATCAATTCTTCACACTTGACTCATTCTGTTTGGGAAAACGGTAGAGATAAGGCGCTTTGTTGGCGGCACCTGTAAATTTCTTTTTCAGACGTTCCAGCACGTTGAGCTCCAGAACACGTTTTGGAAAGTTATTGGCCGCAAAGGATTTCTCAAGAATCGTTTCATAAAGCTCCTGGACCTCTTTCATCGTAAATGTTTCGGGCAATAAATGAAAGGCCACCCGTTTCCGGTCCAGATCGGCGCGAAGGGACTCAATTGCCTCGTCAACAAGTTGATTATGGTCCATAATCATTTGGGGAATGGCGTTGACAGGGTACCACTCAATTGACTCATCGATTTCATTTTTTTGAGCGACGACATTGTTTAAATCAACCAGCGCATAATAGCCAATTCCTATAAATCGGCGGGTAAACCATTCGTACTCTCTGCGTTTAGTTTCATCGTCTAATGTATTTGGGTTAAGCTCTATGAGCCGATCCAGAAAATTGCGGCTGTTCCGACTCGCTTTCCCCATCGTCTTAAACGACTCCAGGTAGACGTCTTTAATACCAGTTCGATCCTCTAATATTCGCTTGGCCGCTTCGTCTGTGTCCTCATCCTGGTAAACAAATCCGCTGGGTAATGCCCAGAAATCTCCTTGGAAGTGGAGCTTGGGCACAAGTACTTTGAGCTGTTTGTCCTGGTAACCAAAAATGACGCAATGAATGGAGACTTGCTGAATATAGCCTTGCTGACTTATGATATGCATACGTATAAAAAATATTGGTAAAAAGTAAACAAAGGGAACCGTTGCCGCAACGTTTTGCAATGAAAAAAACCAAAGCAACTGCAAACCTAAAAGTTTGAAATCCATAGAAGCAATTGGGACAACCAGATTTTCTGTCGGGCAGGTTCGCAGAGATGCATCTCACAGCCTTAAAAAGGCATCCACATCCCAAAGGTACAGGATCAAAAAAATTATTATCTTTTTTTTTAGATAATAATAAATTTTTCATTTTCCTTTGCTAAACCATTGCATTGGAAGGGTATTATTTTGAACAAAATTTATTATCTATTTTTTTAGATAATAATAAATTATACTTCACTTTGCTCGCGTTTTTCAACTTTCACCCATGCTTTTCTCAACGGGAAAGCTACTAGTCTACTTAACTATATGTCTTATGAAGTGCAGCTTTACTAATGAAATCAGGCTGATCTCACGGCTGGCGCTGGGATTGCTCACTGCGACTATGATGTTCGCAAATTCTGTATTCGCGGATCCCCAAATCCCCGTTTTTCAACATACGAAGAGCGCAGTAGCGGGATTAGTGACCGATGAGGCCGACAAACCGTTGCCGGGAGTGACCATTCAGGTGAAGCGAACTCTGGAAGGGACCGTTACAGACGAACATGGCAAATTCAGCCTGGACGTTGAAGACGGGGCCGTTCTTGTTTTTTCGTTTATTGGTTACACAAAGTTGGAATTGCCGGTTAATGGTCGTTCCAGCCTCGCAGTTCAGATGCAACCTGAATTGAAATCGCTCGATGA
The genomic region above belongs to Dyadobacter pollutisoli and contains:
- a CDS encoding HAD-IA family hydrolase; protein product: MVVFDMAGTTVNENNAVYKTLRSAINEANFDFSLDEVLEAGAGKEKLQAIRSILMKRNIEDEQLASQIFGRFLVLLDETYSTQEIYEQDNATKLFHALKDRDVLVVLNTGYNRATAETLIKKIGWKKGSDYDLLVTASDVANNRPSPDMILNAMQHFGFEDPAEVMKVGDSTVDVMEGKNAGCLINIGITTGAHTASQLTAANPEYIVHNLIELLAIVAEENQAETV
- a CDS encoding SusC/RagA family TonB-linked outer membrane protein → MKLFLRLFMMVQICCLGSICSTSLFAQQLKVSGVVRDAQRNPVPGVNVLVAETTNGTSTDVNGNFTLSVSSLNGKLIFSSIGYERQEIELNGKSDFEIQMIESAAVLNEAVVVGYGTQKKVNLTGATEQIGSEILENRPVTRISQALQGAVGNLNITTGTGGGAPNATQSINIRGYTGLGTSGSPLIVIDGIQGGDLNSINPSDIESITVLKDAASSAIYGSSAPYGVILVNTKQGKKGKGASITYNNNLSLAQPINLPKMLNSLDFANLYNEAFANAGRAPMFSDETIQRIKDYQAGKITTETIPNPTAGSNGWQTWGASNANNDWFKIYFKDFAFSQQHNIGVTGGSDKSTYYVGGGYNYRGGMYNFGHDTYKRFNIRANITSELNKWLGFSFRSSASRQLYDTPNLYGSKTGGGNEAYMHQIARKFPSVALINPDGNYSSTSDVLLHTEGGRNKTTTDQVMLTGEFNLKFTKDWSATANYTLDGSFYDSQAHQKTLYEFLPDGSKAVIGGTSPSSFSRSNDRNFHHIINAFTTYEKQLGGHYVKLLGGYVRDYTAFQSYSASNSLLYSDNIPSLNTSYGTAPSIGDAIRKLASEGFFGRVNYNFKEKYLLEVNGRYDGSSRFLKDVRWKFYPGVSAGWNIDREAFFEPLAKTVNAFKIRASYGSLGDQYFLDANAPNWYPFYPSLSITKPTSTSWLFGSGQEAAVNYPTLVNPMLTWVTTTSTNIGTDIALLNNRLTTSFDWYVRKADDFAGPSEALPAILGASPPTANNAAIETRGFELSVGWNDHIGEVRYGIRAVLSNYSGKVIKYPNPNGALSSYHEGQKMGEIWGYKTVGLFQTEQEVAEAPAQTFLSAAAWTPGDVRYADLNGDGKIDAGASTLANPGDRTVIGNSTPRYSYSFTGDLAWKGFDLQIFLQGIAKRDVFISSNYFFGIVGNEWQSSPFTINQDRWTPETPDGFFPKYYMSDQNSKNTQTQTRYLQNAAYLRIKNLQLGYSLPASVMKAIKLQRIRLYVSAENLATFTKLAKTLDPELSIGSGKIYPLQRTFSAGLNVTF
- a CDS encoding RagB/SusD family nutrient uptake outer membrane protein; this encodes MKKYLMLMLACAGLLAGCQEDFLDRAPETNISDAEYWKTANDLQLYVNNFYTAFPNPIGIYSPGVWGSDADEGSDNMIYTGYNAALNGERVIPSSGGGWAYGDWSALRSINYFLANYDKAEESWETKKRFVGEALFFRTYFYFSKLKTFGDLPWVNQPLDPTSAELKNARLSRAVIVDSLMNDLNKAIDYLPTKSKASSMRINKEIAQLFQARIALYEGTWEKYHAGTAFGVTGSDGEKFLQKAAQVSETLIKGNSGYQLQPTPGEDGYWRLFNQIDYSSNTEVMLWRKFDINLNGGHYWHRYTNTGAGRGMTKDLVDSYLCTDGKPIEISTLYKGDATLQTVVAGRDPRLAQTMYVADGKHIVTNNRPGGAAPALFEIPSFSAANENKPATGYQVYKGHNPDYNQQLDRGTTGFILFRYAEALLIFAEAKAELGAFSQTDADLSINLLRARVGMPALKVEAISNDPKPEFPALSPLVNEVRRERRVELACEGYRHDDLFRWAAADEKIVGWKPKGAVLAQWKDLVPAAQLATYPVDEKGYVEFYKNISGMSSGYKFNVGRDYLAPLPQDQLVLNPDIKQNPGW
- a CDS encoding metallophosphoesterase family protein — encoded protein: MKRRHFIQASLAAAATGAPGSAANAEAARKNKPALTVAHITDVHIRPKDFIPARFKKSLEHLKTYKMDFVLNGGDSIFAADYKDVTRESMLAQWATWDDCIKSLSGFEVYSCIGNHDPWWQAPSKDDEMYGVAYAAKRAGMPHRYYSFTKKNWHFIILDGNNPGVSLDPEQMTWLEKELENVPADHYVLLMGHYPILTVTAAWAGGQHKDHVALRKLFYKHKDKVKVCLSGHNHLLDSNVFNDVHYFCNGAMSGYWWEKGDEQSAGPYYYQETAPGYAILKLYEDGTVENHYHEHKF
- a CDS encoding metallophosphoesterase family protein → MKRRSFLQAASLAPVSLAGINSLVKPKEVLRFGICADLHYDLIPDATERLGAFVTAMNEQKADFIIQMGDFCTPKEINRPILEVWNRFEKSKYHVIGNHETDGGFMHAQVVDFWKAKGAYYSFDANNYHFVVLNGNEKNPAGYKGYPRYIGAEQREWLTRDLKDTKLPAIVFCHQGLDNDVAGIEQAVAIRRIFEKATNASGDSKVRMVFSGHHHQDYQNEINGIPYVQINSMSYYWAGEKKNTTTYDEALTKKYPYLSSMLRYKDPLWALVTIFSDGRIDISGTTSKFLDRSPDQAGITEVESIYPVVSVVSDRHYSSPGK